A window of Drosophila santomea strain STO CAGO 1482 chromosome X, Prin_Dsan_1.1, whole genome shotgun sequence genomic DNA:
ACGTCATTTTTAAGTGGCAAGTGAAACCTTCTGCTGATtggaaagtaaataaatattattttagtGCTAGCACTTACTGAAAAACGGAATTTAATGGAGTGAATGCTTCATGAGGAAGCCTTAAACATAAGCAACGTTTTCCCATGGATTCTAAACGTTTTGTTTTAAAACGGAAAGCGAAATAATTGCCATCCAGTGTTGTCCACCTTCCACTGCTCTGTGCACTTGGACCAGTGTGACCACATGTCGCTTGTAGGCAAAGCAAACGGAAATCCAAAACAGACGCCCTGTGTATACGTTTGTAAACACTTTTATCGTAGTATTTATCGTACTTTAGATTTGGCCTTTGCATCGCACACACTCCCCGCTTTTCCATTCGAATCTCCTCCAGCGTTTTGGTTTCcatcctttttctttttctttttttatccGCTTTCCCCACCTGACAGACTTTGCACTTTCTCCGGCTGTAAGTGTATCTGCTATCTGTATCTCcatctgtatctttatctgtatctgtatctgcttttgagtgtgcgtgtttgtttgtttgcacttgcttgcttttccttctttttgcGGTGAAAAATTGACATATTTCGGTACTTGCAACTGAAGTCGAGTCGACTTGAGCTGAGTTTTCTTTTGGGTTTCCGCTTGGATTTCCGGCATTTCTGCTGGAGACACAAGACTTTGGGAAGCGCTAGCTCCGCAAACTTTTGGCCGGAATGTGGGATGCTGGATGtgggatgtgggatgtggGATGGGGGATGTTTCTCCGGGGgacttttaaaaaaatggcCAGCGGGGCAATGCCAACAACTGTTTCAATTTGCTCTGATTTTGAAGACCAATTACGCTTGGCTGTGCAGGGAGTGTACTTCTTACGTCATACTCGTACTTCATCATCATCTTTTCTTATTTAAGGTTTAACAGTTCGTTACTGTTGCTGTTACGATTAAGTTTACGTTTACGGTTACTAGTGCGGATTACGGTTGCAGCAACTCCGGTCTTCGGACTCCGGGCTCCGGGCTACGGGCGTTCTTAGCCCAAGATCTTCTTGAAATAGCTAACCGTTTCCGGTTTGGTTAGCGAGCGTCGTCGATTTGGCTTGAATGGCGCCTCGGTCTCCTCCAGGAAGTTGTGTCGCGTTGTGGCCGCCTCGCTCTCCAAATGGCCCTCCTcgtcctccacctcctcctcctcctcggggCTGCCCATGCCGTTGTTGTCCACCTTGAAGGATCCCTGATTCACTGGCGGATATCTGAACTCCCTGACTGGCTTCGGTATggctgttgcagctgcagatgctgtggctgctgtggcattcgatttgatttcattAGCTGCGACTGCTCTGGcagcagttgttgttgctgttgctgctgctgctgctgctggtggcgcTTCACTGGCAATTACCGTTGCTGCTGGCATTGTCGCCGATGTTGCTGCGGTGTCTTCAGCTACTTTCACGCTTGTTGTCACCTCCACAGCTGCACCTGTTGTCGCTGTCACGGTTGATGTTGCCACAGTGTCAGCGACTGCTGCAGCTGATGTTGCagctgatgttgttgctgctcctctTGCTGTCACTCCCTTCGATGACGCTACTGTTGATGGCTGCACTTCCTCTTTGgccgatgttgctgctgcagatgttgttgctgctgccgaagttgttgctgctgccgaactcgtcgttgttgttgcacgTGTTGTTGTGGTCGCGTGCTCGCTGGCATGTTTGGCCGGCGGCACGTAGTGCGACTTCACCAGCAGCATTGGCGGTATGAAGCGCGTATTATCGGCGGACTCGTTGACGTGCGTTgcatgctgctgttgctgttgcaacgTGGCGCCTTCGTGCCACATCGGTAgctggtggtgttgctgctgcgatgGGTGTATGGGATGTGccatgttgttgctgttgtccgtgggcgtggcatggctagttgttgttgttgttgttgctgctgctgctgctgttgtgcttgttgttgttgctcttgttgtgGCAGCGGAtgctgcagctgttgttgtgctagttgctgctgctgctgctgctgcttcgcTCGCCGcggtttttgttgttcgtGGTGCCACCATGGTTGTTGGCTCTGGTTTCCtggtcgttgttgttgttatctCCTCCGCTTGCGGcgtagttgttgctgctgttgtagtGGTCGTTGTTATGGTGGTGCTTCTAACGGTTGTTGTTGGCCGCGTGGTTGTTGCCGGCGCCTGTGAACTTGTGGTGTCCACTGCTTTCGGTGTGGTCACTTCCTCAGTAGCTTccgttgccgctgctgttgttggtgtaagtgttgttgttgttgttgttgtcattgGTGTTGGTCTagtggttgttgctgccaaAGTGGTTGTCTtcagtgttgttgttgttgtggtcgCTGGCGTTTTAGCTTCTACAATTGGAGCCATGGTGCGCAGATCCTGCGGCAGGATCTTCTTCTTGTGCGGCAAATGCTCGAATATCTCATTGGAGGCATCGCTGTTGCTGTCATCCTCGTTCAGAGGCAGTCGAATGCCCAGGCCCATGGCCATGCCCGGAGGCAGTTGCTCCTCACTCAGCGCCGGCTGGTCGCCCATCATCAGCTCCTCCTCGTGCTGGTGCACCAGCGATTTGCGcgacttctgctgctgctgctgttgctgattgtgctgctgctgctgctggtggttgCCCTGCAGCTTCTTGGCAAAGTCCGGCGTGACCACCTTCTTGGCCGCCTTCTTCACCGGCTTGGGCACCAAATCGGGTATGCGATACAGTCCGGACAGCGATACGGCGCCCGGCGCATCCGCCTGCATCAGCTCACCCAATCCGGGAACGGAGACGGCGACGGGCGGCACTGGTGGCGCCACCTCGATGTTGATGGCCATGCCAGAGCGGCGGCCATAGTTGGGCAGCAGATCGATGTCGTTGTTCTCCTTGTTGTCCGTGCGTATGTTGTTGATGATCTGCAGCGACTTGAAGTGCGAGTTGGTGATGTCGTTGATGCGCTGCGCCTCCAGCCGCTCCTTGGGGCAGATCAGTTGTCGGATGGCACGCTCGCGATCCTGCAAAGACGCACAAGGGTTAGGGAAACAGGTGGGGAAGGAGTGTTCACTTTTAGCAATCAATCATGGATCAATAAGGGAACAAACCAAACTCACCTCCTTGCCCTTGCAGGTGTGTCGCAGCAGTCCCTCCTCCTGGCAATTGCGGATGAGCTCGATGCTGGCCGTATCCGCCATGTACTGCATGGTCAAATTGGGCATGTCCTTCAGTATGCACGCATCCGCCCAGCTGGGAACTGCGGATGGTGCAGATCAGTTAGCTGAAATCCCCACCAGAAAGTACTCCCTAGAGTACTCCACCTACCTGGCATTTCGCAGAGGAAGGAGGCCGTTTCGGGTCCACCGCAGCGCAGGGCGTGCCAGCGGTAATCTCGTATGGGATCGATGACGGCGCACAGTGGAGCATCCATCAGGGGCAGCGACTCGGCCCAGTAACCAGTGTCCGCCACCAAGGGACGTGAATTGCTGACCACCCCACAAAGAAATCACATCATGAGCTGCTTGCTTCCTTGCTATTAATGTTTATAAGTGGCTGTGATGTACCTGTCATGGCTTACTATCTACTATTTGTATTTGATTGATAATCAATTAGGAAAGTTGATATGCTGCACCCTTTTGATGCACCCTATATGCTTGAGCTGAAAGTCAAGGTTTTGAAGCCCGCTAAGCGTTATTAGCCCTCTCGATTTCAGTTAGTGTAACACGTATGCttctgaatatatataaatatatatatatgtatatatgtatatggagAGTGGGGGATTCCCCGACTCTGATCTACTCCTAAATGCAGGACCACTATACACATGTCGGCCCCAACAGGACAATTGTCGCACCATCCCTTCCGCCTGCATCCCCATGTCCTCTATCTGCTCATGTATCCGTATATCCATGTATCCCTGTGTCCCTGTACCCCCCTCTCCGTGTATCCGTGTCTCCGTATATCCGTATACCGTGTATCCTTGTACCCCTGTATCCTGCTGTCCTGGTGTCCTGGCATGCCCCGCACACTACAATGGCCTGCTTTTGTCGCTggtgttgatgttgatgtagCCGTTgctattgccattgccattgctaTTGCTTCTGCTATTGgtattgctattgctattgctattgttGTACTTACGACCACATAAAACGATCCGAGTTCTGCGGTCGCATGAGACCAATCCAAACGATGTCGTTCACATCCAATTCCCTCAGCAGGTCGCGCGTTGCATCGAATTGAAAACTGTTGTCGACTGTAAGGACatcaagcacacacacacgcatgcaGGACGTTCGGAAAAacagcagaagaagaagaaaaaaggATGAGCAGAGAGAATAGTTCAAATGAAAACGAGTCGAGTCGAcaaatggtttttatttgttctACACGGCGTATTTCTATTAAATTCGCCTCGCCTattgttgttttctttgttcgttctttgtatttgtttttttttacccccacatttcgttttcatttcgggttttttgtttcaattgagCTTTTCGGCAGTGGGAAGCCATCAGCTCGATGTTACCCACCAGTGACATCACAAATTGTTAACAAAACGCTGtcgaaaataattttttttttttttgtttttgtttttgtttttcctccCATTTTTTGCACTACTCTCGTGTGTCGGTTTCCTGTTTTCGCTGCTGTTTGTGCTTCCTATTTAGCTATTGTGTGCATCACATTTGCATATGTTGCAAAagaaatacaacaaaaacagtgTGCGCTTTCAACAAATTGACGCCGCATTCTAAATACGCTAACAGCTCGCTTGATATAAATACACTATTATGCTTCAATTGTTAATTGCTTCTCATGTAAATGAAGAAAAAGGTTTGTTAGCTTTTGACACCAATCGCTACATTTTAAATCACTTTAAATCACTCCATTCAAAATCACACGAATTAATGTGCTCTTCCCGACTTTTATGTGGTTTTCCCCGCCGCAAGGATCGCAGGACCTGCATTTTGGCAGCTGATTTTTTTTGCTGAAAGCTGATATATTGGCATTTTTCTGGCGCCCTATTGAGTCGCTTGTTTTGGGTCATTGGAGCGACCGGTTGATTGTGATTTAGATGCAACGAACTGCTGGCCATCTTTATCTGGCCACTGCGACCCCAATCTCGACCTGCCGCTGTTTCGTACTACGAGTACTAGCCCTCCCATTTACAGggggggagtggggagtggggagtggggggTGGTGCCCCCGGCACTGCAGCGACAGCATTTGTCAGAGGGATTTATTGTATTATGAGGATGGTTGGGCTTGCAGCCCCACAGCTTCGCATGCGGAGCTGAAAGGCGAATGCAGTGCGGTAAACGGGGGGGTTGATGCTACGCCAAAGCTTTTGGGGTCTTGCCAcataagagagagagagagatactgagagagggagagagggaTAGTCGACTGTGGCTGCGTCACTTTGCTgtcatttcattcatttgcGAACCACAATGGCAATGTCCCTTTCTGAAATCGGTCTTCTGCACCCGCAGTGCCCTCCagttcctcctcctcctcctcctgcttctcctcctccagttccccctcctcctcctcctgcgaTCCCAATTGCATTCGCTAGTTGCTAGGTGACGCTCGTTGGCCGTTCAGTTTCGCAATAATGTGGCATTTGCTTTTTTGGGCATTTAGCACACAGCTCTGTTGCAACCCAATGCTGTAGTTTTTCCCCAGTTCACACAGTGTCCCCAGATTTCCCAGATTCTTGCTTACCCGTCACCAGATTGGCGTGATGAAATTGACAGACGGCATCGGCTTCGAACCAGGAAATGCGATCGCGAAAGAAGCGATAGAAGACGTTCAGACCCTCCTGCGGCATCGTCCAGGTGTTGCTCACGTTCACCTGTAAGACAGAGTGGGAAAAAGTGCGGAAatatacatactcgtacatacgTAAAAGAGTTCATTTCGGTTTATTTGTATGCGAGCGGCGCACggcatacgccgcgtggccCGTAAAGcgtttacatttttaatgcccAAGGGGGGGACAGGGGGGACAGGGGGGCTGTGTTGGTGATGTTGAAGAGTTTGTTGCTTGTAGGTAGGACTCTACGacattaaaaatacatacaaCACACGCGCACATTGGCTTTTGAGGGGGTTGGTGGGGGGTGAGAGGGGTTCTTCtggatgtaaaatctgcttTGAAGCCATGTCCCCATATATTTCATTAGGGCGCAACTGGGAAAAACTGAACAACTGAACAAACGGGCAGCGGGGCAACAAACGGGCAACAGCTGCCGCAAAGCAAAGCAGCGCAGAATGCCTCACATCTACatccagctcctcctgctcctcctgttCCTcatgctcctcctgctcctcatgctcctcctgctcctccgccgcGAGAGATTCCAAAAATGTTCTTTGTAGCCTGCCGCGTGCTGAGACCGAGGAACCAAGCGCCAGGGGAACCAGCCCGGGTACTCCAGCATcgtctccatttccatttccatctccatctccatttgCATCTCCGCCTTCAGCTTACGGAGTCGAGTGACAGACCTCGCTTTCGTACATTAACTAATTAGGAGCAGAGACCCGAGGACGATGGCGAACTCGTCGCCAggaatacatacatatatacacataatCGTATACATCTATGTGTATGCAAATATAGCATATACCATACTCGCATTAAGACGAGCAGCGCCAAGCTGATGACAAAGTGCGGCCGAAAGAAGGCTCAACAAAACCCCCTTTTCAAACGGAAATTTAAATGGCTGACTTCCTCGAGTGCTCCGTACACGAAATGTGTTCTAGATGGGCTCATGATACAAACAACTTGGTAGTTTCGAGTTCTGCAACTAGT
This region includes:
- the LOC120456071 gene encoding uncharacterized protein LOC120456071 produces the protein MLRPRCLVSFLGLCLVISLGMRCDARAVNVSNTWTMPQEGLNVFYRFFRDRISWFEADAVCQFHHANLVTVDNSFQFDATRDLLRELDVNDIVWIGLMRPQNSDRFMWSNSRPLVADTGYWAESLPLMDAPLCAVIDPIRDYRWHALRCGGPETASFLCEMPVPSWADACILKDMPNLTMQYMADTASIELIRNCQEEGLLRHTCKGKEDRERAIRQLICPKERLEAQRINDITNSHFKSLQIINNIRTDNKENNDIDLLPNYGRRSGMAINIEVAPPVPPVAVSVPGLGELMQADAPGAVSLSGLYRIPDLVPKPVKKAAKKVVTPDFAKKLQGNHQQQQQHNQQQQQQQKSRKSLVHQHEEELMMGDQPALSEEQLPPGMAMGLGIRLPLNEDDSNSDASNEIFEHLPHKKKILPQDLRTMAPIVEAKTPATTTTTTLKTTTLAATTTRPTPMTTTTTTTLTPTTAAATEATEEVTTPKAVDTTSSQAPATTTRPTTTVRSTTITTTTTTAATTTPQAEEITTTTTRKPEPTTMVAPRTTKTAASEAAAAAAATSTTTAAASAATTRATTTSTTAAAAATTTTTTSHATPTDNSNNMAHPIHPSQQQHHQLPMWHEGATLQQQQQHATHVNESADNTRFIPPMLLVKSHYVPPAKHASEHATTTTRATTTTSSAAATTSAAATTSAAATSAKEEVQPSTVASSKGVTARGAATTSAATSAAAVADTVATSTVTATTGAAVEVTTSVKVAEDTAATSATMPAATVIASEAPPAAAAAATATTTAARAVAANEIKSNATAATASAAATAIPKPVREFRYPPVNQGSFKVDNNGMGSPEEEEEVEDEEGHLESEAATTRHNFLEETEAPFKPNRRRSLTKPETVSYFKKILG